The window GCCGAGGGCGCGCGCGCCGCGCGCGGCAAGCTGCGCGTCTATTTCGGCGCCTCGGCCGGCGTGGGCAAGACCTACGCCATGCTCAGCGCGGCGCGTGCGCTGCACGGCGACGGGGTCGACGTGCTGGTCGGCGTGGTCGAGACCCATGGCCGTGCCGAGACCGAGGCGCTGCTGGCCGGGCTCGAACGCCTGCCGCCGAAGGTGGTGCCCTACCGCGAGCGCGAGCTGACGGAGTTCGACCTCGACGGCGCGCTGGCGCGGCGGCCCGCGCTGGTCCTGGTCGACGAGCTGGCGCACTCGAACGCGCCGGGCAGCCGCCATCCCAAGCGCTGGCAGGATATCCAGGAACTGCAGGCGGCCGGCATCGATGTCTGGACCACGGTCAACGTCCAGCACCTGGACAGCCTGAACCAGGCGGTGGGCGGCATCACCGGCATCCGCGTATGGGAAACCGTGCCCGACGCGGTGTTCGACGATGCCGACGAGGTGATCCTGGTCGACCTGCCGGCCGATGAACTGCTGCGCCGCCTGCAGGAGGGCAAGGTCTACCTGCCAGAGCAGGCGCGGCACGCCGCACGCAACTTCTTCCGCAAGGGCAACCTGATCGCGCTGCGCGAGCTGGCGCTGCGGCGCACCGCCGACCGCGTCGACGACGACGTGCGCGCCTACCGCCATGCCGAGGCGATCCAGCCGGTGTGGCGCACGCGCGAGGCGGTGCTGGCCTGCATCGGCGCCGGCGACGATGCCGAGCAGGTGGTCCGGAGCGTGCGGCGCATGGCCGGCCAGCTCGACTGCGAGTGGCATGTGGTGACCATCGCCACGCCGCGCCTGGCGCCACTGTCCGAGGCGGCGCGCCTGCGCATGCAGGAAGCCATGCGCCTGGCCGAGGAGATGGGCGCGCGCACCGAGACGCTGGCCGGCAATGACATGGTGCGCGCGGTGGTCGGCTATGTGCGCCGCCACAACCTGACCAAGGTGGTGCTGGGACGCGCGCCGGCCGACTGGCGGCGCGGCGGCGGCACCGTGCTCGAGCGCGCGCGCGCCGTGCTGGCGACCTCGCTGTCGCCCTTCCTGGGCGCGCGCGCCTGGCTGTTCGGGCGGCGCAGCTTCGCCGATGCGCTGGCGGCGGCCTGTCCCGAGATCGACGTGATCCGTGTCGCCGCCGACACCACGCGCGACGACCTGCGCGGGCGCAACCCGCCACCCGGCACGCGCCCGGCGCTCGCCGATGACGAGGCGCAGGCCGAGGTGGCGCTGGCGCATCGCAAGGACTACCTGTGGGCGCTGGTCTGGTGCGGGGCGGCGACCGCGCTCTCGGCGCTGACGCGGCCGTGGTTCGATCTCGTCAACATCGCCATGCTGTTCCTGGCCGCGGTGGTGGCGGTGGCGCTGCGCCACGGGCGCGGTCCGGCGGCGCTGGCCTCGGTGGTGTCGGTGGCGGCCTTCGACTTCTTCTTCGTGCCGCCGCGCATGTCCTTCGCTGTCAGCGACGTGCAGTACCTGCTGACCTTCGCCGTGCTGCTGACGGTGGGGCTGGTGATCGGCCAGCTCACCGCCGGCCTGCGCGAGCAGGCCGAGGTGTCGGTGCAGCGCGAGACCGACGCGCGCACCCTGTACGAGCTGGCGCGCGAGCTGTCGGCGGCGCTGATGACCGAGCAGATCGTCTCCATCGGCAGCCGCTTCCTGCATGCCGCCTTCCAGGCCAACTGCGCTTTCTTCCTGGTCTCGGCGCAGGGCCGCCTGCTGCCGCCGCTGGTGGACCCCGCCCATCGCGACGGCAGCCGCGGCGGTATCGACCCGGTGCTGGCGCAGTGGGTGTTCGACCACGGCCAGCCGGCCGGCACCGGCACCCATACCTTGCCGGGCAGCACGGTGCTCTACCTGCCGTTGAAGGCCCCCATGCAGGTGCGCGGCGTGCTCGCCGTGGAGCCGCAGGCCTGGCGCGCCTTCACCGAGCCCGGCCTGCGCCGCCAGGTGGACGTGTTCGCCACGCTGATCGCCATCGCCATCGAGCGCCTGCACTATGTCGAGGTGGCGCAGCAGGCCCTGGTCTCGATGGAGTCGGAGCGGCTGCGCAGCTCGCTGCTGGCCGCCGTGTCGCACGACCTGCGCACGCCGCTGACGGGGCTGATCGGCATGGCCGAGACCCTGCTGCGCGGGGTCCCGGCGCTGGCGCCGCCGGTGGCCGAGACGGTGGACGCCATGCGCGGCCAGGCGCTGCGCATGCGCACCATGGTGGTCAACCTGCTCGACATGGCGCGCCTGCAGAGCCGCGACGTGCAGATGCAGCAGGAGTGGCAGTCGCTGGAGGAACTGGTGGGCGCGGCGCTGGCGGCGATGCGCGACGCGCTGCGCCAGCACCGCATCACGGTGGCCGACCTGTCGGCGCTGCCGCTGGTGGAGTGCGATGCCGTGCTGATGGAGCGCGTGCTGTGCAATCTGCTGGAGAACGCCGCCAAGTACACGCCGCCGGGCAGCACCGTGGCCATCGCCGGCGAAGTGGCCGGCGAAGAGGTGAGGCTGGCGGTAGAGGACGACGGGCCCGGCGTGCCGGCCGGCAAGGAGCGGCTGATCTTCGAGAAATTCACCCGCGGCGAGCGCGAGTCGGCCACCACCGGGGTCGGGCTCGGGCTGGCGGTATGCGAGGCCATCGTGCAGGCGCATGGCGGCCGCATCTGGGTGGAGGGGCGCGGCGATGGCGGCAGCGGGGCGCGCTTCGTGATCGCCCTGCCGCGCGGCAACCCGCCCGCGATCGAGCCGGAGGCGCCCGTCGCCGCGCCGCAGGAGGCGCGGGAACACGCGCCGCACGACAAGAGCTAGCTGACTGAGGCTACACAGGAAAGGATCCGGACCGCGATGCCATTCGATTTTTCCCCCACCGTGCTGGTGGTCGAGGACGAACCTCATATCCGCCGCTTCGTGCGCGAGTCGCTGGAAGGCGAGGGCTGCAGCGTGCACGAGGCCGAGACGCTCAAGCGCGGGCTGATCGACGCGGGCACGCGCCAGCCCGACGTGGTCATCCTCGATCTCGGGCTGCCCGACGGCGACGGCATGACGCTGATCCGCGAAATGCGCACCTGGACCGAGGTGCCGGTGCTGGTGCTGTCCGCCCGCACCGGCGAGAACGACAAGATCGCCGCGCTCGACGCCGGCGCCGACGACTACCTGACCAAGCCCTTCGGCGTGGGCGAACTGATCGCGCGCGTACGCGTGCTGCTGCGCCGCCATGCCCGGCTCAATCCGCAGGGCAGCGCCCAGGTGAGCTTCGGCGAGGTCCAGGTCGATCTCGCCAACCGCCTGGTCACGCGTGGCGGGGAAGCGGTCCACCTGACGCCGATCGAGTACCGCCTGCTGGCCGTGCTGATCGCCAACCGCGGCAAGGTGCTGACGCATCGCGAGCTGCTGCGGCAGGTGTGGGGGCCTTCGCATTCGGAGAGCAGCCATTACCTGCGGGTCTATATGGGGCATCTGCGGCAGAAGCTGGAGGGGGATCCGGCGCAGCCGGTGCATCTGTTGACGGAGGTGGGGGTGGGGTATCGGTTTGTGGGGTAGGGGGTTTTGGGGGCTTTGGGCATCGCGGTTTGTCGAGCGGGGTTGGTGGTTGGACCCAACGGCCAGCCGCTTTCGGACTGCTTGAGGTCTCGCGTTTTGTTGGGCGGTGTGGGCGGTTGCACTCGACGGCCGGCCGTTCTCGGGCTGCCTGAGATATCGCTTCTTGTCGGGTGGCGTTGGCGGTTGCACCCAACGACCGTACGACATCCCCCTGCGGGGGCTGCCGGTCACTTTTCTTTGCGTTCTGCAAAGAAAAGTAACCCAAAGAAAGCAGACCCTGCCGGGGGCAGAGCAATCAGGCTCGCTGGTTTAGTCGCCGGCTATGGTGGGGGTGGCGGCTCTGCTGGTCGCTGCCGCGCCCGGTGCGGACATGGCCGACTCTGCCGATGTCGCGAGCAGGGATGGTGGGCCCCTGATGGCGGGCGGCGGGAGTGGTTCGGCCATCTGCCGTTACCGGGGCGGATCGCCGCGCTCTACTGAGCGGCGCTGGTTTCATTGCCGGGAAGTGGCCCCCGGTTTGAGGTTGAGGGCACTATTGCGATCCGTCGCGATAGGAACGCAAAGTGGTCGACGTGGAGTGTCATTCCTCATGCGTGGGCGCCGCGGGTGTTCCTTCGTCAAAATCTCCCGTATCGGACTGCTTGAGGTCTCGCGTTTTGTTGGGCGGCGTTGGCGGTTGTACCCAACGACCGTACGACATCCCCCTGCGGGGGCTGCCGGTCACTTTTCTTTGCGTTCTGCAAAGAAAAGTAACCCAAAGAAAGCAGACCCTGCCGGGGGCAGAGCAATCAGGCTCGCTGGCTTAGTCGCCGGCCGTGGTGGGCGTGGCGGCTCTGCTGGTCGCTGCCGCGCCCGGTGCGGACATGGCCGACTCTGCCGATGTCGCGAGCAGGGATGGTGGGCCCCTGATGGCGGGCGGCGGGGGTGGTTCGGCCATCTGCCGTTACCGGGGCGGATCGCCGCGCTCTACTGAGCGGCGCTGGTTTCATTGCCGGGAAGTGGTTCCCGGTTTGAGGTTGAGGGCACTATTGCGATCCGTCGCGATAGGAACGCAAAGTGGTCGACGTGGAGTGTCACTCCTCATGCGTGGGCGCCGCGGGTGTTCCTTCGTCAAAATCTCCCGTATCGGACTGCTTGAGGTCTCGCGTTTTGTTGGTCGGCGTGGGCGGTTGTACCCAACGACCGTACGACATCCCCCTGCGGGGGCTGCCGGTCACTTTTCTTTGCGTTCTGCAAAGAAAAGTAACCCAAAGAAAGCAGACCCTGCCGGGGGCAGAGCAATCAGGCTCGCCGGCTTAGTCGCCAGCTGTGGTGGGCGTGGCGGCTCTGCTTGTCTCTGCCGTTCGCGTGGCGGGCCATCACGACACTACGGCCTTCCTGAGTTCTATTGCCTTGCCCCTGATGGCAGGCGGCCTTGGTAGTTCGACCATCTGCCGTTACCGGGGAGGAGCGCCACTTCCCTGGCGGCGTGCCTGGTTGCATTGCAGGCCTGGGGCTCCCGTGCAAGCCGGGCAGCAAGCGCGATTGCCAGCAGGATCTCGACGAAGGAAGGCCCAGGGTGAAGTCCGCTCGGGCCCACCCATGAGGAGTGACACTCCACGTCGACCACTTTGCGTTCCAATCGCGAGGGACCACAACAGCGCCCCTCACGCCAAACCGGGGGCCACTTCCCGGCAATAAGACCAGCGCCATTCAGTAGAGAGCGACCATCCGCCCCGGTATCGGCAGATGGTCGAACCACCTCGCCGCCCGCCATCAGGGGCCCACCATCCCTGCTCGCGACATCGGCAGCGCCGACCACGTCCGCACCGGGCGCGGCAGCGACCAGCAGAGCCGATGCGCCCACCACAGCCGGCGACCCAGGCAGCGAGCCTGATTGCTCTGCCCCCGGCAGGGTCTGCTTTCTTTGGGTTACTTTTCTTTGCAGAACGCAAAGAAAAGTGACCGGCAGCCCCCGCAGGGGGATGTCGTACGGTCGTTGGGTGCAATCGCCCACGCCGCCCAACAAACCGCGATACCTCAAGCAATCCGATCGCGGCCGGCCATTGGGTGCAACGGCCAGCGCCGCTCGATAAAACGAGATGCCACGCGCAGGCCCAATCTCCACCAACCAACCTCACCACACCCCAAAAAACACCCCCGCCTGCTTATAGACATTCGTCTTAGCCGCCACCTCCTCATGACTCACCGTCACGCGTGGCTTGAGCGCAAGGAACCACTCCAGCAGCTTCTGCCGCATGGCCGCGCGCACCGGCTCGTGCCCGGCATCGGTCCCCAGGTCGAAGAACTCGTCGGGGTCGTTGGCGAGGTCGAACAGCTGCGGGCGGAAGCCCTGCCAGTGCACATACTTCCAGCGCGCGTCGCGCACCATCCAGGCACGGCATTCGCCAGGGTGGCGGCCCAGCGCCAGGCGTGCGCCGCGATAGGCGTAGTCGAGCTCGGAGACGACGAAGTCGCGCCAGGCGCCGTCCTGCGCGCCGCGGGCCTGGGTGATGTGCAGCAGCGAGCGGCCTTCGATACGGTGGTCGGCCGGCGGCAGCGAGAGGGCGTCCAGCACGGTGGGCACCACGTCGACGGCGGAGACCATGGCCTCGCTGGCGCTGCCGCGCGTGGCGTCGGCCTGCGGCGAGGGGTCGTAGACGATCAGCGGGATGTTCTGCACGGTGTCGTAGAACTGCTCCTTCTCGCCCAGCCAGTGGTCGCCGAGGAAGTCGCCGTGGTCGGCGGTGAAGACGATCAGGGTGTCCTGCCAGCGTCCCAGGCGCTCCAGCTGTTCCCACAGTTCGCCGAGGCGGTCGTCGATCTGCTGGATCAGGCCCTGATAGGCCGGGCGCACCGTGTCGGAGACTTCGCTGCGCATGAAGTTCGCGCATTCTTCCTGGGTGCGGTAGGCCGACAGCACGGGGTGCGGGTCTTCCAGCTCGGCCGGGTCGCGCTTGAGCGGCAGGCAGTCGTCGAGCGCATAGGCGGCGTGGTAGGGCGCGGGGGCCAGGTAGGGCCAGTGCGGCTTGACCAGCGACAGGTGCAGGATCCAGGGGGCGTCGCCGCGCGTGGCGATGTACTGCATGGCCTGGCCGACGGTGTAGGCGGTCTCCGAATGCGGCTCGGCCACGCGCGCGGGCAGGCCGGCATTGCGCATGTGCCAGCCGGAGACGATCTCGCCCTGGGCGGTCTCGGCGCTGATGACATAGTCGGTCCACGGGTCGGCGCTGTCGTAGCCCTGCGCGCGCAGCCAGTCGGCGTAGGCGCTGCGCGGCTCGGCGTGGTGGCCGTCGTGGCGGTCGACTTCGACGAAGTGGCCGCTGCGCAGCAGCTGTTCCAGTTCGCTGCCGCCGTCCAGGTGCAGGCGCTTGAGGCCGGCGTGGTCGGGCATCACATGGGTCTTGCCGGCCAGCGCCAGCGCGCGGCCGCTGTCTTTCAGGTATTCGCCCAGTGTGACCTCGCCCACCGAGAGCGGCACGCGGTTCCAGGTGGCGCCGTGGCTGCTGACGTAGCGGCCGGTGTAGAAGCTCATCCGGCTCGGGCCGCACACGCCCGAGGTGACGAAGGCGCGTTCGAAGCGCACGCCGCGGCGCGCGAGCGCGTCGATGTTGCGGGTGCGCAGGGCGGGGTGGCCATAGCAGCCGAGATGGTCCCGGCGCAGCTGGTCGCACATGATGAAGAGGACGTTGCGTGTCGTCATGGCATTCGATGGAGGAGCGCGCGCCGGCCGGCCCGGGCCTGCCGGCGCTGGTTCGGCGGGGGCTTCAGTCGCCGGTGTAGCCCGAGGCCTTGACGATGGGGCCCCACTTGGCGCGGTCGTCGGCCAGCAGGCGGGCGAACTGCTCCGGCGTGCCGCTCTGCGGGTCCAGTCCCATCTTGACGAAGCGCTCGCGCAGGTCGGGGGCCTGCAGCGCCTTGACGATGGCGGCGTTCAGGCGCGCCACCACCGGCGCGGGCGTGCCCGCCGGCACGAAGATGCCGTTGCGGCCCAGGCCTTCGATGTCCTTGTGGCCGAGTTCGCCGAAGGTCGGCACCTCGGGCAGCGCGGCCGAGCGTTGGGTGCCCGAGCTGGCCAGCACGCGGATCTTGCCGCTGCGGTGCATCTCGGCGAGGTCGCCCAGGGTGTCGATGGCGGCGGGCACCTGGCCGCCGACCAGCGCCGTGATCTCGGGGGTGGAGCCGTTGAAGGGCACGTGCAGCATGGTCACGCCCAGCTGCTTGCCGAACAGCAGGCCGAAGAAGTGGGGCAGGCTGCCCAGCGCGGGCGAGGCGAAGGAGTTGTTCTGCGGGCTGGCGCGCAGCCAGCTGACGTACTCCTGCAGGGTCTTGGCCGGCACGCCCGGGCCGACCGCCAGCGCGAGCTGGAAGTTGGCGGTCTGGGCCACCGGGGTGAAGTCGCGCACGGCGTCGTAGTGCAGCTTGCTGTACACCAGCGGTGCGATGGTCATCACGGCGCTGTTGGCCAGTACCAGGGTGGTGCCGTCGGCCGGCTGGGTGCGCGCATAGTCCATCGCCAGGCGGCCGCCGGCGCCGGGCTTGTTCTCCACCACCACGGTCTGCTTGAGCGACTCGCGCAGCTTGTCGGCGATCAGGCGGGCGGTCAGGTCCGAGGTGCCGCCGCCGGGATAGCCGACCACGATGCGGATCGGCTTGTCGCTGGCCTGGGCACGGGCGCCGGGCGCGGCGAAGGCGGCGATGGCCGTCACCGTGGCGGCGGTCGCGGCGGAAGCCAGCGCGGTGGAGACGGAGGAGGCGGCAGGGCGGGGCAGCAGGGCGCGCAGCGCGCGCGGTATCAGCGTGGCGGGGGTCATGGTTCCTCTGCGGGTCGGGTCCGGACGGGGCCGGCCAATCTATCGAACGCACCCGATGGCGCCAACGAAGCCTTGTGCAGATCGATCTGCGCAAATCTCATGTCGGCGTCCCGGCCCGGCGGCGCGCGCCGGGCGGGTGCGCCGCTCCCGCTGTCTCCTCGGGTGGCGGCGCCTGCCACGCTAACACCGGCCCATATAATCCACCTAGTCAACTAATTGTGCGGGTGCGGCATGGATCAAGCGCGGCAGGGGCAGGGCGGCGGCGGACCGGCGGACACGCTCCGGCAGCCGGCCACGCTGCGCCAGTTCCTCAACTACCGGCTCTACCACCTGACGCGCGCGGCGCTGGGGGCGAGCGCGCTGCACCTGCGCGCCGCGGCCGGCGTCAGCCGGCGCGAGTGGCGCATGATTTCCTTCCTGGGGGAATGCCCGGGCACGCGCTTGACCGAATTGGCCGCCAGCGCCGGACTGGACAAGGTGCTGGCGAGCCGCGCCATGCAGGCCCTGATGGCGCGCGGCCTGGTGCGGCGCGAGGTCGGCGCCGGCGACCGCCGCGCGGCATCCTTCGCCCTGACCGAGGCCGGACAGGCGGTCTACCGCAGCGCCTTCGCCCGCGCGCTCGACTTCAATACGCAGTTGGCGTCCTGCCTGGACGAGGAGGAGGCCGCGCTGCTGTCGCGCTGCCTGGACAAGCTGCAGGCGCACGCCGCGCAACTGCTGGCCGAGGCGCAGTCGCTGCCGCACGCGGCGCCCGCGCCGGCCGGGCCGGCCGATGCCGCGGCGGATCCGCTGCGGCTCTGGCGCGGGCAGGCTCCGACCGATTTCAGGGATTCGGTGGACTAGTCCATTGGGTCAGAGAAAGCGCACCCGGGAGGCGCTGCCGATCGGGGGTGCCTTTCGAATGACGCAGTGGACTATCTCCGGCCTCCTACACTGGAAGCGGAGGGCGCCGCCGGCGGCCTTCGCCGCCCACGCCCCCGGGGAGCCCGTCATGCGTCACATGTTCCGCCGCCACGCTGTTCCCGCTGCAGGGTGCCCGCCGCGGCACGGCACCAGCCATGCATGGCTGCCATGGTGGCGCCTGCTGGCCCTGCTCGTCCTGATCCTGTTGCTGGTCCTGCTGGCGGCGCCGTCGGCCGGCGCCGCGGCCGGCCCGGCCGTGCCGGCGGCCGCGCGCGTGGTGACCGAGCAGGCGCTGGCGGCCTACCAGGCCGGCCGCTTCGAGCAGGCGCTGGCCGGCTTCGGCCGCGCCGCCCGGGAGGGCGACCGCCTGGCCCAGTACGACTACGCGATGATGCTGCTGCGCGGCGAAGGCACGCCGGTGCGTGCCGACGAGGCCATGGTCTGGCTGAAGAAGGCGGCCGACAACGACATGACCCATGCCCAGTACACCTGGGGCGAGATGTACGAGCATGGCGACCTGCTGCCGCGCTCGCTGGAGCAGGCCAACGTCTGGTATGAACGGGCCGCGCGTGGCGGCCATGTGGCGGCGCAGATGGCGCTGGCCACCAACTACTTCACCGGGCGCGGCGTGGCGCGCGACTACGGCAAGGCGTTCCAGTGGTACCGGCGTGCCGCCGACGCGGGCAACGGGGATGCCCAGTACATCGTGGCCAGCTACTACGAGCGCGGCGAGCCCGGCGTGGTCGGCCAGGACGCCGGCCAGGCGCGCATCTGGTACGCGCGCTCGGCCGCGCACGGCGATCCCGCCGCGCTGGCCAAGCTGCGTTCGATGATCGAGCAGGACGTGCGCGAGCGCCAGGCGCGCCAGGACCAGCTCGACCACCGCGGGGAGCGCGCCGGGGCCGGACCCTAGCCGGGCTCCGGGTCAGCTCTGGATCAGCCGCTTCTGGCGCGAGATGCTCATCAGGATGCCGATGCCCATGCCCAGCGTCACCAGGGCGGTGCCGCCATAGCTCATCAGCGGCAGCGGCACGCCCACCACCGGCAGGATGCCGCTCACCATGCCCATGTTGACGAAGGCATAGGTGAAGAAGATCAGCGTCACGGCGCCGGCCAGCAGCCGCGAGAACAGCGTCGGCGCGTTGGCGGCGATATACAGGCCGCGGAAGATCAGCATCAGGTAGAGCACCAGCAGCATGGCGTTGCCGACCAGGCCGAATTCCTCCGAGTAGACCGCGAAGATGAAGTCGGTGTGCTTCTCGGGAATGAACTCCAGGTGCGTCTGCGTGCCCTTGAGCCAGCCCTTGCCGGTGACGCCGCCCGAGCCGATGGCGATGATCGACTGGATGGTGTGGAAGCCCTTTCCGAGCGGGTCGGTGGTGGGATCGAGCAGCGTACAGATGCGGTGCTGCTGGTAGTCGTGCAGGATCGGCCAGTTGACGCCCGGCGCGCAGATCTTGCTCTCGAAGCTGACCAGCAGGGTGATGGCCACCACCACCACGCCCAGCAGCGGCAGGATGATCTTCCAGCTCAGGCCGGCGAAGTAGATCACGTAGAGGCCGGCGGCCATCACCAGCAGCGCGGTGCCGAGGTCGGGCTGCTTGGCGATCAGGCCGACCGGCACGAGCAGCAGCAGCAGCGCGACCAGGAAGTCGAACCACCGGATCACGCCCTCCCGCTTCTGGAAGTACCAGGCCAGCATCAGCGGCATGGCGATCTTCATGATCTCGGAGGGCTGGATCACCATGCCCACGTTGAGCCAGCGGCGCGCGCCCTTGCGGATCAGGCCGAACATGGCCACCGCCACCAGCAGGGCCACGCCGACCGTGTAGAGCGGTACCGCCACCCGCATCAGCGTCTGCGTCGGCAGGTAGGCGATGACCAGCATCACCGCGTACGACAGCAGGATGTTGCGCAACTGGTCCTCGACCCGGCCCGGCATGTCGATGGCGGCCGAGTAGAGCGCGACGATGCCGGTGGCGAAGATCAGGAAGACGATCAGCGCCAGCGGCTTGTCGAAGCCGGTGAGCGCCGATTTGACGAGCGATATGACGCGGCGGCGATCCATGCGCGTCTCCTTCAACGTGCAGCCTCGGGCGCGGCGGCCTTGGCGCGGGGTTTGACGGCGGGGCGGGGCGCGACGTGGGCGGCCGCCGTGGGCGCCGGCGCCGAAGCGGGCTTGGGCTTGCTGTGCCCCAGGGCCTGCTGCATGCGCTGTTCCAGGGTTTCCTCGGCGTCGGCCGGGGCGATGGCGGCGGGATCGAGCGCCGCGGCCATGCCCGCGCTCGCGCGCTCGGGCACGGCCGGGGCTGACGCCGAGGCCGCCGCGGCAGAAGCGCCGGCCGAAGCGGTGGCGGGGGCCGACGCGCCCGCCACCGCGGGCGTGCCGGCCGGGCCGGAGGCGGCCGCCGCCGAAGCGCCGGCATTGGCCATCACGGTGGCGGTGGCGGCGCTGGCGGTGAGGCCGGTGGTGAACACGCTGGGCGTGTCCACCGGCGGCTGGCCGCCCGCGCGCTCGCTGGCCGGCGGGGCGATGTCGGCCAGCTCGGCCGGCCATTTGCCCTGCAGGTAGTAGTCCATCATCTTGCGCGCGATCGGCGCGGCCTCGGCCGCACCCCAGCCGGCGTTCTCCACGATCAGCGCGATGGCGATCCTGGGATGGTCGACCGGCGCGAAGGCCGTGTACAGCGCGTGATCGCGCTTGTGTTCATCCAGCGCGTGATGGTTGTACTTCTCGTTCTTGCCGAGCGAGAAGGTCTGTGCCGTGCCGGTCTTGCCGGCCGACTCGTAGGCGGCGCCGGCGAAGGCGCGCGCCGCCGTGCCCGCGTGCGTGACGCCCACCATGGCACGCTTGATCACGTCGATGTCGGCCTGCTTGAGCGGGATGCGGTAGCTTTCCTTGGGCACCGTCAGCGCGCGGGCGCGCGAGATCGAGTCTTCCACCGCCTTGACCAGGTGAGGCTTCATGGCGACGCCGTTGTTGGCCAGGATGGCGGTGGCGTTGGCCAGCTGCAGGATGGTGAAGTTGTTGTAGCCCTGGCCGATGCCCAGCGAGATGGTCTCGCCGTCATACCACTTCTGCTGCTCGGGACGGCGGTAGGCGCGCCGCTTCCAGTCGGTCGAGGGCAGGATGCCGCGCGCCTCGCCCTCGATGTCGATGCCGGTCAGCTGGCCGAAGCCGAGCGGCTTCATGAAGTCGTGGATGCCGTTGACGCCCATGTCGCGCGCCAGCATGTAGTAGTAGGTGTCGCACGACTGCACGATGGACTGGTACATGTCCACCCAGCCGTGGCCGCCCGGCTTGTCGTCGCGGAAGGTGTGGTTGCCGAGCGTGAACGAGCCGGGATCGTGGAAGCCCCAGGCCGCGGTGCGCTTGCCGGTGGCCAGCGCCGCCAGCGCCATGAAGGGCTTGTAGGTCGAGCCGGGCGGGTAGGTGCCGCGCAGCGGGCGGTTCAGCAGCGGCTTGTCGGGCGAGTTGTTGAGCTCGTTCCAGGTATTGGTGTCGATCCCCTCGACGAACAGGTTGGGGTCGAAGGTCGGCTTGGAGACGAAGGCGAGGATGTCGCCGGTCTCCGGCTCGATCGCCACCAGCGCGCCGCGGCGGTTGCCGAACAGGGCCTCGCCGAGCTGCTGCAGGCGGATGTCGAGCGACAGGATCAGGTTGTTGCCGGGCGTGGCGGGGGAGGTCGACAGCGTCCGCACCGGGCGGCCGCCGGCGGTCACTTCGACCTCCTCGAAGCCGGTCAGCCCGTGCAGCTCGGTCTCGTAGCTCTGCTCGATGCCGATCTTGCCGATGTAGTTGGTGCCCTTGTAGTTGTCCGCATCCTTGCGCGGGTCGTACTTGGCGCCCTCGGCGTCATTGGCCTCGTCCATCGCCTCGATGCGCTCCTGGTCGCGCTGCGAGATGCGGCCCAGGTAGCCGATCACGTGGGAGGCCGCCTCGCCCAGCGGGTACTGGCGGAACAGGCGCGCGCGCACGTCCACGCCGGGGAAGCGGAAGCGCTGGGCGGAGAAGCGCGCCACTTCCTCGTCGGTAAGCTGGCTGCGGATCGGCAGGCTCTCGAAGCTGCGCGATTCCTCCAGCAGCCGCTTGAAGCGGCGCCGGTCGCGCGGCTGGATGTCGATCACCTTGGACAGCGCGTCGATGGTGTCGTCGAGCGATTCGGTCAGCTTGGACGGCGTGATCTCCAGCGTGTAGGCGGAGTAGTTGCGCGCCAGCACGAGGCCGTTGCGGTCCATGATGATGCCGCGGTTGGGCTCGATCGGCGCCACCGAGATGCGGTTGTCCTCGGCCTTGGCCGAGTACTGGTCGTGCTTGTACCACTGCAGCCAGAGGAAGCGCGAAAGCAGCAGGCCGAAGCAGATCACGGCGAAGAAAGCCGCGGCCGCCACGCGGATGCGGAAGCGGCCGATTTCCTGTTCGACGTTGCGGATTTCGGTCATGGTACTGCGACGGTTGCCTGGGCAGGTTGGCGTGGAGGGCGGGACACGGCGGCGGGCCGGACGCGGGCGGGGGCGCTACAGCGGCCGCGTCTCGTCGACATCGCTCG of the Cupriavidus malaysiensis genome contains:
- a CDS encoding tetratricopeptide repeat protein; translation: MRHMFRRHAVPAAGCPPRHGTSHAWLPWWRLLALLVLILLLVLLAAPSAGAAAGPAVPAAARVVTEQALAAYQAGRFEQALAGFGRAAREGDRLAQYDYAMMLLRGEGTPVRADEAMVWLKKAADNDMTHAQYTWGEMYEHGDLLPRSLEQANVWYERAARGGHVAAQMALATNYFTGRGVARDYGKAFQWYRRAADAGNGDAQYIVASYYERGEPGVVGQDAGQARIWYARSAAHGDPAALAKLRSMIEQDVRERQARQDQLDHRGERAGAGP
- the rodA gene encoding rod shape-determining protein RodA; the encoded protein is MDRRRVISLVKSALTGFDKPLALIVFLIFATGIVALYSAAIDMPGRVEDQLRNILLSYAVMLVIAYLPTQTLMRVAVPLYTVGVALLVAVAMFGLIRKGARRWLNVGMVIQPSEIMKIAMPLMLAWYFQKREGVIRWFDFLVALLLLLVPVGLIAKQPDLGTALLVMAAGLYVIYFAGLSWKIILPLLGVVVVAITLLVSFESKICAPGVNWPILHDYQQHRICTLLDPTTDPLGKGFHTIQSIIAIGSGGVTGKGWLKGTQTHLEFIPEKHTDFIFAVYSEEFGLVGNAMLLVLYLMLIFRGLYIAANAPTLFSRLLAGAVTLIFFTYAFVNMGMVSGILPVVGVPLPLMSYGGTALVTLGMGIGILMSISRQKRLIQS
- a CDS encoding MarR family winged helix-turn-helix transcriptional regulator, which encodes MDQARQGQGGGGPADTLRQPATLRQFLNYRLYHLTRAALGASALHLRAAAGVSRREWRMISFLGECPGTRLTELAASAGLDKVLASRAMQALMARGLVRREVGAGDRRAASFALTEAGQAVYRSAFARALDFNTQLASCLDEEEAALLSRCLDKLQAHAAQLLAEAQSLPHAAPAPAGPADAAADPLRLWRGQAPTDFRDSVD
- the mrdA gene encoding penicillin-binding protein 2, encoding MTEIRNVEQEIGRFRIRVAAAAFFAVICFGLLLSRFLWLQWYKHDQYSAKAEDNRISVAPIEPNRGIIMDRNGLVLARNYSAYTLEITPSKLTESLDDTIDALSKVIDIQPRDRRRFKRLLEESRSFESLPIRSQLTDEEVARFSAQRFRFPGVDVRARLFRQYPLGEAASHVIGYLGRISQRDQERIEAMDEANDAEGAKYDPRKDADNYKGTNYIGKIGIEQSYETELHGLTGFEEVEVTAGGRPVRTLSTSPATPGNNLILSLDIRLQQLGEALFGNRRGALVAIEPETGDILAFVSKPTFDPNLFVEGIDTNTWNELNNSPDKPLLNRPLRGTYPPGSTYKPFMALAALATGKRTAAWGFHDPGSFTLGNHTFRDDKPGGHGWVDMYQSIVQSCDTYYYMLARDMGVNGIHDFMKPLGFGQLTGIDIEGEARGILPSTDWKRRAYRRPEQQKWYDGETISLGIGQGYNNFTILQLANATAILANNGVAMKPHLVKAVEDSISRARALTVPKESYRIPLKQADIDVIKRAMVGVTHAGTAARAFAGAAYESAGKTGTAQTFSLGKNEKYNHHALDEHKRDHALYTAFAPVDHPRIAIALIVENAGWGAAEAAPIARKMMDYYLQGKWPAELADIAPPASERAGGQPPVDTPSVFTTGLTASAATATVMANAGASAAAASGPAGTPAVAGASAPATASAGASAAAASASAPAVPERASAGMAAALDPAAIAPADAEETLEQRMQQALGHSKPKPASAPAPTAAAHVAPRPAVKPRAKAAAPEAAR